The Neovison vison isolate M4711 chromosome 13, ASM_NN_V1, whole genome shotgun sequence genome includes a region encoding these proteins:
- the HDC gene encoding histidine decarboxylase codes for MMEPEEYRERGKQMVDYICQYLSTVRERRVTPDVRPGYLRAQLPESAPEEPDSWDSIFGDIERIIMPGVVHWQSPHMHAYYPALTSWPSLLGDMLADAINCLGFTWASSPACTELEMNVMDWLAKMLGLPEHFLHHHPGSQGGGVLQSTVSESTLIALLAARKDKILEMKASEPGTDESSLNARLIAYASDQAHSSVEKAGLISLVKMKFLPVDDNFSLRGEALQKAIKEDKEQGLVPVFVCATLGTTGVCAFDCLSELGPICASEGLWLHIDAAYAGTAFLCPEFRGFLKGIEYANSFTFNPSKWMMVHFDCTGFWVKDKYKLQQTFSVNPIYLRHANSGMATDFMHWQIPLSRRFRSIKLWFVIRSFGVKNLQAHVRHGTEMAKYFESLVRNDPSFEIPAKRHLGLVVFRLKGPNCLTESVLKEIAKAGRLFLIPATIQDKLIIRFTVTSQFTTREDILRDWNLIQDAAALVLSQHCTSQPSPQVGNLIPQTTGPRALANGMSLQSSNGAGSDPAQARKIIKQPQRVGSSPMKREDSCHLETLLDPLDDDCFSEEAPDVTKHKLSSFLFSYLSVQNKKKAVRSFSCNSMPVSVQKPLPTEGSVKNGGSSRARIFSRFPEEMMMLKKSAFKKLIKFYSVPSFPECSSQCGLQLPCCPLQAMV; via the exons ATGATGGAGCCCGAGGAgtacagagagagag GAAAACAGATGGTGGATTACATCTGTCAGTACCTGAGCACCGTGCGGGAGCGGCGTGTGACTCCGGACGTCCGGCCTGGTTACCTGCGAGCCCAGCTGCCTGAGAGTGCGCCCGAGGAGCCTGACAGCTGGGACAGCATCTTTGGGGACATCGAGCGAATCATCATGCCTGGG GTGGTACACTGGCAAAGTCCCCACATGCACGCCTACTACCCAGCCCTCACCTCTTGGCCATCGCTGCTGGGGGACATGCTGGCCGATGCCATCAACTGCTTGGGATTCACCTGG GCCTCCAGCCCTGCATGCACGGAGCTGGAGATGAACGTCATGGACTGGCTGGCGAAAATGCTGGGACTCCCGGAGCACTTTCTGCACCACCACCCCGGCAGCCAGGGAGGAGGCGTCTTACAG AGCACAGTGAGTGAGTCCACCTTGATCGCCTTGCTGGCAGCGAGGAAGGACAAAATCCTGGAAATGAAAGCATCTGAACCCGGGACAGACGAGTCCTCCCTGAACGCCCGGCTCATTGCCTATGCCTCTGACCAG GCTCACTCCTCAGTGGAGAAAGCTGGTTTGATTTCCCTGGTGAAGATGAAGTTTCTGCCTGTGGATGACAACTTCTCGCTCCGAGGGGAAGCTCTTCAGAAAGCCATCAAGGAGGACAAGGAGCAGGGCTTGGTGCCTGTTTTT GTGTGTGCAACACTGGGGACCACTGGGGTCTGTGCATTTGACTGCCTGTCCGAGCTGGGCCCCATCT GTGCCAGTGAGGGACTGTGGCTCCACATCGATGCTGCCTACGCAGGCACTGCCTTCCTGTGCCCTGAGTTCCGGGGGTTTCTGAAGGGCATCGAGTATGCCAATTCCTTCACCTTTAATCCTTCCAAGTGGATGATGGTGCATTTTGACTGTACTGGCTTCTG GGTCAAAGACAAGTACAAGCTGCAGCAGACCTTCAGTGTGAACCCCATCTACCTCAGGCATGCCAACTCAGGCATGGCCACTGACTTCATG CACTGGCAGATCCCCCTGAGCCGCCGGTTTCGCTCTATCAAACTCTGGTTCGTGATTCGGTCCTTTGGTGTGAAGAATCTTCAAGCGCACGTCAGACAT GGCACTGAAATGGCAAAATATTTTGAGTCTCTGGTCAGGAATGACCCTTCCTTTGAAATTCCTGCCAAGAGGCACCTTGGCCTGGTGGTTTTTCGTCTAAAG GGTCCTAATTGTCTCACAGAAAGTGTATTAAAGGAAATAGCTAAAGCTGGCCGTCTCTTCCTCATCCCGGCCACCATCCAGGACAAACTGATCATCCGTTTCACTGTGACATCCCAGTTCACCACCAGAGAGGACATCCTGAGAGACTGGAATCTCATTCAAGACGCTGCTGCTCTCGTCCTGAGTCAGCACTGTACTTCCCAACCTAGCCCTCAGGTTGGGAACCTCATCCCCCAAACCACAGGCCCCAGAGCCTTGGCCAATGGAATGTCCCTTCAGTCTTCCAATGGGGCGGGCTCTGACCCAGCGCAGGCCAGGAAGATCATCAAGCAGCCTCAGCGTGTAGGATCCAGTCCTATGAAAAGGGAAGACAGCTGCCATCTTGAAACCCTCCTGGACCCACTTGATGATGACTGCTTTTCCGAAGAGGCTCCAGATGTCACCAAGCACAAGCTGTCCTCCTTCCTGTTCAGTTACTTGTCCGTGCAAAATAAGAAGAAGGCAGTGCGTTCCTTCAGTTGCAACAGCATGCCTGTGAGTGTTCAGAAGCCGCTGCCCACGGAGGGCTCTGTGAAGAATGGTGGCTCCTCTAGGGCCAGAATCTTCTCTAGGTTCCCAGAAGAGATGATGATGCTGAAGAAAAGTGCCTTCAAAAAACTCATCAAGTTTTACAGTGTCCCAAGCTTTCCTGAATGTAGCTCTCAGTGTGGGCTCCAGTTACCCTGTTGCCCTCTGCAGGCAATGGTTTAG